CCATTCACACTGACATTACTCATAAGGTAGCCCCTCTAGCGAGTCACGTCCATCTTCATTTTTTATCCAGTGAACGTATCCATCGTATCATAAGGATCTTCGTTCGAAATGTCAACATTATTGAAAAGAAAAAATTCTTTATTATGAAAGATACAATGGGAGAGAAGAATGGATGTACTATATTCGATCAAAAACAAGGATCTCAAATGCTCCTTATCGTTAAAGAATGGTGGCACAACCGTTCATCGGGTCAATTTCTAAAGAGGAGAAGAAGCAATCTCCCCTGACAATTGAAACGAACACGCTTTGCTTGTACTTTCGCCGTACTCCTATTCCGGAAAACAACACCGATACAACATCTCTACCGCTTCATCAATCTCCTCCGGTTTTAATTTCGCAAAGCCGATAATGAGCGTTGTCGGTGCGCTTCCCGATTGCTCATGTAAAAAACGTTGAATCGAGTACAGTTCAAGCTCCATCTTTTCCGCCCGCTCCATGATCGCCTCGATTGGTTCCTCTGTATCCAAATGCAACAAAAAGTGAAGTCCGGCTTTTTCCCCCTCCACCCGGACGAATGAACCGAAACGTTTCTGTAGTGCCGTGATTAGTTTCGCTCGAACCTCTTTATAATATTTACTCATGCGCTTAATGTGCTTATCATATTCGCCGTTTTCCAAAAAGCGAGCCAACGTCAATTGCGTGAGCACGGAAGTCGTTTGCATAAAATGCAAGCCCTTTTCTTTAAACACGTCGATTAACCCCAACGGCAATACCATGTAACTCATTCTGAGATCCGGTAGTAGTGATTTTGAGTAAGAGTCGATATAAATCACTTTTTCGTCGACGTCCAGGCTTTGTAACGATGGAACGATGTCGCCTTCGTATTTAAATTCGGAATCATAATCATCTTCGATCACATACCTGCCTTCTTTTTCATAGCACCAATGAAGCAACTCTGTTCGACGGGAGACCGGCATAATGGACCCCGTCGGCATTTGATGGGAAGGGGTGACAATGGCAATATTCGCCGGAGTTTCCCGTAGTTTTTCTACATTCATGCCATGCGCATCGACAGGCACATGATAGACAGCGTGGCGCATTGTTTGTAATAAGGAAGTGAGGCGATGGTACCCCGGTTCTTCCATCGCAAACGGTTTGTTTTCGGCAACGACCAATAGGAATAATTGCAACAGCCATTGCGTACTTGCACCGATGACAATTTGCTCGGGCTCGCAGATGACGCCACGTGTGTGTCGAATTTTATTGGACACAATCTCTCGGAGTTTATAGATGCCTTGCGGATGATTAATCTCCGAAAGCAACTCCTGATCGTCTCTGATCGCTTTCTGTTCACTCTGATGCCAACTTTGAAAAGGGAAAAGGGAAGCGCCCACGCCCATGTGGGAAAAGGAGTAGCGATAAGATTTTGCACGCGTTTCCGATAATTTGGGATCGAGCTTTTTTTCTACGTTTAGGGGGCGAATCGGATGGATCGTTTTCACAAAATAACCGCTACGTTCTTTTGTATATAAATACCCTTCCGCGATCAGTTGATTATAAGCAGAAAGGATACTATTTTGGCTGACATTCAGCAATGCAGCCAATGTGCGTTTTGACGGAAGCTTGGTTTCGGCTGCCAACGTTCCTTGTAAAATTTCATTTTTAATCCATGCATAGATTTGCTTATACACAGGAGATGAATGGTCGCGATCAATCGGGATATGAAGCATAGGAACCTCCAACTGGTGCCATTAAAAATTTAAATTTGGTACTATAAAGAATATCAAAAACCGCTTATAATGACAAAACAGTGAATCATGAAAGCGCTATTAAAGGTGTAGGAGGTTTTCATATGACAACTTGGCAAGAAAAAAGGGATCGATATGTACCAAGGGGCGTGGGTAATGGCAATCGAGCAATTGCGAGCCACGGCAAAGGGGCAACGCTTTACGATGAAGAAGAAAACGCATTCATCGATTTCGCCGGAGCGATTGGTGTCATGAATGTGGGCCATTCCCATCCAAAGGTTGTGGATGCTGCCAAAAAGCAAATCGACAAGATGACCCATCCGGGTTTTAATGTCATTATGTATGACGGCTATATTGAATTGGCCGAGCGTCTTTCCACGATAACACCGGGAAATGTTGATAAAAAAACGCTATTATTGAACAGCGGAGCCGAGGCAATCGAAAACGCGGTAAAAATCGCGAGAAAAGCAACAAGGCGACAAGCCATCGTTACTTTCTCCCGCGGCTTCCATGGCCGGACGAATATGACGATGGCGATGACCGGCAAGGTGAAACCGTATAAATCGGGCTTCGGACCTTTTGCACCGGAAGTCTACCACGCGCCTTTTCCGTATATGTTTCGCAAGCCGGAAGCGCAAAGCGATGACGCTTACGTCCAGTCTGTAATTAATGATTTTGATTTATTTTTAAAAACCGAAGTAGCGCCTGAAGAAGTGGCTTGTGTCGTGATGGAACCTATTCAAGGAGAAGGCGGTTTTATCATCCCGCCGAAGGCATTTGTGGAACACGTTGCGAAACGCTGTCAAGAACATGGCATTCTTCTCGTGGCTGATGAGATCCAAACCGGGTTCGCGCGCACCGGTGCCTGGTTTGCGAGTGAACACTTTGGGATCGAGCCTGATTTAATGACGCTGTCAAAATCGTTAGCGGCCGGTTTCCCACTAAGCGCGGTTGTCGGAAAAGCTGAATTTATGGATGCAGCTGATCCAGGTGAACTTGGCGGGACGTTTAGTGGCAACCCTGTGGCTTGCCAAGCAGCCCTTGCCGTTTTAGAAATCGTTGAAGAAGAAACCTTAACGGAACGTGCAGAACGCGTGGGAGAACAATTTGAAACCAAAGTACGCACGTGGGAAGAGCAATTTTCTTTTGTTCGTGGTTTTCGCCGTTTAGGCGCGATGGCGGCTTTTGAAATCGTGCAGGAAGACGGAAAAACACCGGACGCGGAAAAAACGGCTTCGATTTTAAAAGAAGCAAATGCTTCCGGATTGTTGCTGCTTTCCTCCGGGGTGCATAGCAACGTCATTCGTTTTCTCGCTCCGCTCGTGATAACGGATGAAGAATTGGAAAAAGGGCTGAACATCCTTGATGACGTATTGAACAAACAATAAAGGGGGCTCACGCGTTGAACCAACAAATGTATATTGATGGCCAATGGCAGGGAAGTGAGTTGAGCCAATTTGAGATCACCAACCCTGCAACGAAACAAGTGCTCGGAAGTGTGCCCGAAGGTGGTAAGAAGCAAGCTGAACAGGCGGTGGAAGCGGCTCATAAGACTTTTGAGTCTTGGTCAAAATTGCCGGCACAAGACCGAAGCAGGCTCTTGGCTGATTGGCATCGGTTAATCGATGAAAATAAGGAAGAAATTGGAAAAATCATGACCTTGGAACAAGGAAAACCGTTGCAAGAAGCGATTGGCGAAGTGAATTATGCCAATGGGTTTATCTCGTGGTACGCGGAAGAAGCGAAACGCATATACGGGGAAACCATTCCCGCTTCACACACGAACAAACGTATATTCGTGCAAAAACAACCGGTAGGTGTAGTAGCAGCGATTACGCCTTGGAACTTCCCGGCAGCGATGATCACACGTAAAGTCGGCCCCGCGCTCGCCGCGGGCTGTACGGTGGTTGTTAAACCGGCAGAAGAAACGCCTCTAACAGCTTTAAAATTGGCAGAACTCGCCGAAGAGGCTGGCATTCCGGCAGGAGTGATCAATGTGATTACAGGCAACCCACAAGCGATCGGGGAGGCGTGGTTGCAAGATGAACGCGTACGAAAAATCACGTTTACAGGATCCACAGAAGTTGGCAAGCAGTTAATGGAAGGCGCCGCGCAAACCGTCAAAAAGGTGTCGCTTGAACTTGGGGGGCACGCCCCATTTATCGTCATGGAAGACGCGGATATCGATCATGCAGTCGCACAGTTAATTGGCTCTAAATTTCGCAACGCGGGTCAAACGTGCATTTGTACGAATCGAGTGTATGTACAAGCATCAATCGTAGAAACGTTCAGCGAAAAATTCGAAGCTGCCGTGTTACAGTTAAAGACCGGCGATGGACTGGAAAAAAACGTCGACCTCGGCCCGTTGATCAATAAGCAAGCGCTCGAGAAAGTGCAAGACCATATGGATGATGCGGTAGCAAAAGGCGGAAATATACTCGCCGGCGGCAATAGTTTCGAGAAAAACCAAGGCCTATATTTTGAACCGACGATCGTAACGGAAGCCAGTGATGACATGCTTTGCATGAATGAAGAAACCTTCGGACCCATCGCACCGATCGCTTCTTTTCAAACCGAAGAGGAAGTTATCGGACGGGCAAACAACTCCCCATTCGGTTTGGCCGCTTATGTCTTCTCGGAAAACATCGGGAAAGCCGTACGTGTCAGTGAAGCATTGGAATACGGCATCGTTGGCGTCAATGACGGCCTCCCTTCCGTGCCCCAAGCCCCATTTGGAGGAATGAAAGAAAGCGGCCTGGGCAGAGAAGGCGGCCACCACGGGATTGAGGAGTATTTGGAAGTGAAGTATATTTCGTTGGGGATATGACTTTTTACGAGTGAAGAAATTGATGGGATGTTCTGTTTGATATAATATTACCTGTACACATCAAGTATCAAAAGTGAACTTAGCTAGGAGGAATTATTGATGTATAAGCCTAAAGATTCTTCTCAATCTCCACGTTTTGTTGGAATGCGCACATTTATGAGATTAGAAGCAATTAAAACAACAGATGTAGATTTTGTGGTTGCTGGAGTTCCTTTCGATACAGCATCCTCTAATCGAACCGGACAAAGATATGGTCCACAGCATGTTCGCAATTTTTCTGTACTACTAAGGCCTTATAACCCTGATCAGGAGATTAATATTTTTGATTACTCCTCCGGTGTAGATTATGGAGATTTTGATATTATTCCCGGTAACATACATCGGACATACGAAAATATTGAAAAATCACTTGAACCGATTCTTGAACAAGAAGTTACTCCTGTTTTAATGGGAGGAGATCATTCCGTTACCTTGGCTCATTTAAGAGCATTCAAGAAAAAATATGGTCCAATTGCGCTTGTACAGTTTGACTCCCATGGTGATACGTGGGATGACTATTTCGGTGAAAAGTATATGCATGGAACTGTTTTCCGACGAGCAGTAGAAGAAGGCCTGATTGATGTTTATCACTCGATTCAAGTTGGCATGAGAGGTCCGTTATACGGACCGGAAGATATTGATGACGCAAGGGATCTTGGTTTCGAAGTCATTCCAATGAAAGAGGCACGTTCACTCGGACAGGAAAAGGTGCTTCAACGGATCCAACAACGAGTTAGGGATAAGCCATTGTTTGTGACCTACGATGTTGACTTTTTAGACCCTGCATACGCCCCCGGCACAGGTACCCCGGAAGTGGGAGGGCCTACGAGTTACGAAGGGCTTGAATATGTTAGAGGCCTTGATGGTTTGAACGTTGTTGGTTTTGACCTGGTGGAAGTCCTGCCAGATTATGATAGCGGTGAAATTACAGCTGCCGCAGCTGCTGCTATTATGTATGAGATGATCACTTTAATAGCCCTAAAGAAGAGGCGAAATAGCAAATAAATAAGAGTATCCCCAAACTGAAGTGAGGGCAAAGGGGGAGAAACAATGCAATCGAATAACAATGAATTAAAGTATAAACTTCAGTTTATTCTAGTTTCACTCATCGGGATTTTGTTATTTCTTATTCCAATCCCGATGGGTGAAGAAATAACCATAGGTGTAGGGATCATGGCCACTTTTGTACAAGAAGTGTTTGCAGATTATATCCCACAAGCTATGACAATCATCCTTATGTTATCAGTCGCTCTATCTATTATTACGAAAATTTGGAAGCCATCGCCAATTATGGACAATATTTTTTGGCGAGGGTTATTAGATGTCACTTGGGTTTGGTTAACATTTCGTATACTCGGCGCTGTTTTTGCTGTTTTGACACTTTTTGAATGGGGTCCTGAGTGGATATGGTCAGAGGTTTCCGGAGGAGAGGTTTTATATTCCCTTATCCCTGTCTTAACCACCTGGTTTCTGTTTGCCGGCCTGTTTTTACCTGTATTGATTGAATTCGGGTTGATGGAATTTGCCGGAACGTTACTCCGAAAATTTATGAAACCACTTTTTACGGTTCCTGGGCGCTCGTCAATTGATGCACTTGTCTCTTGGATGGGGAGTGGAACTGTTGGCGCACTTGTTACAACACAGCAGTATGAAAAAGGGTATTATACTAAAAGAGAAGGAGCAGTTATCGCTACAAATTTCTCTATTGCTTCTATAGCATTTAGTATATTGGTCGTTCAGTTTTTAGATGTCAGTCACATGTTTGTGCAATTTTATTTAACTGTTTGCGTAGCCGGGGTTATTACAGCAATGATCGTTCCAAGAATCCCACCTCTTTCAAGAAAAAAAGAAACGTACCATGAAATTTCGGGAAAACAAATCGACGAAGGAAATCCTCAAGGGATATCGTATGTAAGATGGGGATATGAGAGAGCCATTGAAAAAGTTAAAAAAACGACTGACTCTCCTAGCTTAGTTAAGCAAGGTGTAAAAAATGTCCTTGATATTTGGTTAGGTCTTATTCCTTTGGTAATGGCATTGGGAACGATTGCGTTAATATTAGCAGAGTTTACCCCAATCTTTCATTGGATTTCTTATCCATTTGTTCCATTATTAAATCTCTTACAGATACCCGAATCCACAGATGCGGCTATAGCAGTAGTCGTTGGTTTTGCAGATATGTTTTTACCGGCGATTGTCGGTTCGGGGATTGAAAGCGAATTAACTCGCTTCGTGGTTGCTTGTCTCTCTATGACACAACTCGTTTATATGTCTGAAGTCGGAGTTTTACTCTTGCGCTCTAGTCTTCCTTTAAATTTATTGGATCTGCTTATTATTTTCCTTCAACGTACACTGATTAGCCTACCAATTATAGCCGTAATGGCACATGTATTATTCTTTTAAAATGATGGATCTAGGAAATTATGAACTCCTAGATCCTTTTACATAGTCAATGCTCCCCGTACCTCTGATTGGAATCCACTATTGATGGTTTTACTGCTTCCCATTAACGCGCTCCATCAACTTTCCGCTCTTCTTCATGTAGAATGGTAGGAGAGGAGGGGGTTTTGATGCAGGTAAATAAAGAAACAGGCTATATTCACGGCTATGAGGAGAAAGAACGTCATTACGGAAGTTTAGTGCCACCCATTTATCAATCGAGTACATTTACGTTTCCTGACGCGGAAAGTGGAGCTGCTCGTTTTGCCGGAAATGAAAGCGGGTACATGTATAGCCGTTTAGGAAATCCGACGGTTCGGGAATTTGAAGAGCGAATGGCCAAAGCTGAAGGCGGGGAAAAAGCGCTGGCATTTGCTTCCGGAATGGCTGCTGTTTCTGCTGTTTTAACGACTTTACTAAAAAGCGGGGAGCATGTGCTTGTCTCGAAAGGCGTGTATGGGTGTACTTTCGGGCTTTTATCGTGGCTATTCGACCGCTTCCACGTTAAAGCGATTACATTTCCATGGAAAATAAGGCTGATCTCGAAGAACATCTCCAACCGACGACAAAGGTCATTTATATTGAAACGCCCATCAATCCGACGATGAAAATGACTGATTTTTCTCTTGTTACGCAATTTGCAAAAGCTCATAACCTGACGGTTGTCGTGGATAATACCTTTGCTTCTCCTTATCTGCAACGCCCGCTCGAGCATAACGCTGATGTCGTCGTTCACAGTGCCACAAAATATTTGGGCGGACATGGCGATGTGATCGCGGGAGTGGCGGTTGGCAGCTTCGAATTCATGGAAGGGCTCAAACAGAACGCGCAAAAAGATATGGGCGGCGTCCTCGGTTCTTTTGAAGCCTGGTTATTGCTGCGGGGAATGAAGACGCTTGCTGTGCGCATGGATCGTCACTGCGCTAACGCGAAAGTAATCGCAGAGAAACTGAAAGAACATCCGCAAGTGGAGTCCCTTTTCTTTCCGGGTGATCCCGATTTTACACAATACAAATTGGCGGCAAAACAGATGGATCAGCCCGGCGCGATAATCAGTTTTACTGTTAAGGGTGGAAAAGAAGCAGCTTTTAACATGATGAATCGCCTACAAATGGTTTCGATCGCTGTAAGTCTCGGTGACGCGGAAACACTGATCCAACACCCGGCATCGATGACCCATGCCGTCATTCCTGAAACCGAACGTGAGCTTATGGCGATCGGCGACAACATGCTCCGTTTATCGGTTGGGCACGAGCACCATGAAGATATTTGGCATGAGTTGGAACAAGCATTGACAGGAGGAGGAACTTATTTCATAGGAAGATAAGGCGCCGGCTTTTGGTCGGTGTCTTTTTCTTTTAAGGAGAGGCCCTTTCTTGGGATAGGATTCATTCCCTTGATAATTAAAACATAGAAGTATATACTTAGTTAGGTAAGTATTTATTGAGGTTGGAGTGAGGATCGTACGATGAGGTTGTATGGTCATTTTATTAACCAAACGGCAAGAAACTTCGTGAAGACGCTAAATGAACGGATTTCTCCTCTCGGGCTCTATAGTTCTCAATGGGGAGTTATTTTATTTTTGGGTGCAGAAGGGAAGTCAACGCAACGCCAAATCAGTGATTATTTGCGCGTTGAAGCACCGACGATGACGCGTACGATAACTAGAATGGAAAAAGAGGGCCTGATCACGAAGACTTCCGGTGAAGACCGACGCACCCGGTATATTACGTTAACGGAAAAAGCAAATGAGCTATACGGGGAATGGCTACATGCATCAGATAAAATGGAAAATCAGGCTATAGAAGGCATCAGCGCAGAAGATCTGGAAACTTTTCTACGAGTCTTGGAAACAATGAATACGAACCTTGATAAAAGGTAAGGGAATAGATGAAAGAAGGTTTAACATGGAAATGCATCATAGAGAAAGTAAACACCACGGCAGCTTCTCTTTTTTCTTATTAAGAGTTGCTTTATTTTTTACGGGGTTATTAACGCTTTCGTTTGGAGGTAGCTTAATGATCCAATCTACACTCGGCTCGGCAACGTGGGATGTTCTGCATATCGGCCTTGCCAATTTAAGTCCATTATCCGTCGGCATGTGGGTGCAAATCGTCGGGATTCTGATGATTTGCATGACGTGGTATATAGAAAAACAAAGACCAAAGCTTGGGACGTTTGTAAACATTTTATGCATCGGCATTTTGCTGGATATCTGGTTGCTGTTGCCAATCGAACAAGTATTTTCAAGCACTTGGCAGCTGGTTATCATTTTAATTGCCGGTATTGTATGTATGGGCATTGGCGCAGGCATGTATGTATCAACAGGCCTCGGAGCAGGGCCGCGTGACGGCATGACGCTTGCGCTCTCCAATAAATCAGGGTCGTCCATTCGACTCGTGCGCACACTGATGGAAGGGACAGCCCTTTTCTTAGGATGGCTTCTTGGCGGTCCCGTTGCTTTCGGTACCTTCTTATCGGTATTTTTGATTGGTCCCGTCATGCAATCATCCCTTGGTTTCTGGCGAAAACAGGTGACTAAACTGGAGAGTGTTACCGGGCATAAACGGAATACAAAAAAAGAAGCGCACCCTTCTTCTTCTACGAGTACATGGTAAGTGGAATCAACTGCTGATTTTATTTCCATGCCGTTAGCCACTGGGTTTTTCCTCTACACCCCTCCCCTCCAAAAACCATCCATTCTCTTTACCCTTGCACCAACCAAGCCCATCCCTGCATAGACTAAAGGAGATGATCCTAGGAGGGATTCTCCATGTCTGGCATTTTTACGGCGATCGCGTACGCGTTCAAGGAAATGATGCTGTTCGTTTCTTATGTTAAAAATCAAGCGTTTCCTCAACCTTTATCAAAGGAAGATGAAAAAAAATACCTAGAGCGCATGAACGAAGGAGATGAACATGCGAGGAACATGCTAATTGAGCACAATTTGCGTCTTGTTGCACATATTGTAAAGAAATTTGAAAGCACGAATGAGGATAACGAAGATTTAATTTCCATCGGTACGATTGGACTTATCAAAGGGATTGAGAGTTATTCGCCGGATAAGGGGACGAAGCTCGCGACGTACGCGGCCCGATGCATAGAAAATGAAATACTTATTACATTACATATGCGTAAATAAATGGAAATCGGACAACCTTAAAAGGATTGCCCGAGTAAGTATCTTGATTCTAATTGAAGCATACGCCTCTCCGCCGCCCACAACGGCACGTTAAACATATGAGCCAGCGTGTACGGCGTGATGTGGTCCATATACCTCACAAGGTGGATCGGCATAGAGGCATGGAGAGCGAACCTATTTGCCTGAATCTCCATGAAATCAGATACAGTTTTAACAGCCATTCGCTGGTCTACGGCGTGCAAAACGGGGTGTCCAATCTCATGAAAGAATGCCCATGTTTTGAGATATGATGGAAAATACTTGTGGATATTAATAAATGTAAAATCCGGGAATAATGTTGTGGCTGTTTTTTTATCTGTAAAATGCAATTCAATGTTCATACGATGCGCAATATTTTCAATGCATAAATCATCAATAGATAGCACCTTAATCTCTTTATAACCGTCTATCACGATCTTTTCTATTGTCGAATATAACATTTAATCTTCCCTTCCTAAAAACGTGTGTTCGATCAAAGGTTTAAAGAAAAGCCTTACGAATAAGGCTCTATACATATATTTATTTTAGATCGATTAACGCTCCGTCTCCTCCAAAAATGCCTACTTCTATATAAAGTTGCAGATCATCTGATTCAGCAACATCATCAGCAACATCAAAAACGACTGTTGATTCAATTGTTGATCCGGGGTTTACTTCATTGGCGATGAAAACATCCCCTTCGTTATATGCTCTTATTGCGGCTGAGTCAGATTCATACGTAGCATCTCCCTCGACTAACTGAAAATCTCCTGATCTTATCATCACAGATTCGTTGTCGTTATTTTGATACGTTGCACCAACTAATACATACGTTCCGCTTGCTTCACGCGGAAAGTTTTCTGATC
The Salicibibacter kimchii DNA segment above includes these coding regions:
- a CDS encoding NAD-dependent succinate-semialdehyde dehydrogenase, encoding MYIDGQWQGSELSQFEITNPATKQVLGSVPEGGKKQAEQAVEAAHKTFESWSKLPAQDRSRLLADWHRLIDENKEEIGKIMTLEQGKPLQEAIGEVNYANGFISWYAEEAKRIYGETIPASHTNKRIFVQKQPVGVVAAITPWNFPAAMITRKVGPALAAGCTVVVKPAEETPLTALKLAELAEEAGIPAGVINVITGNPQAIGEAWLQDERVRKITFTGSTEVGKQLMEGAAQTVKKVSLELGGHAPFIVMEDADIDHAVAQLIGSKFRNAGQTCICTNRVYVQASIVETFSEKFEAAVLQLKTGDGLEKNVDLGPLINKQALEKVQDHMDDAVAKGGNILAGGNSFEKNQGLYFEPTIVTEASDDMLCMNEETFGPIAPIASFQTEEEVIGRANNSPFGLAAYVFSENIGKAVRVSEALEYGIVGVNDGLPSVPQAPFGGMKESGLGREGGHHGIEEYLEVKYISLGI
- a CDS encoding MarR family winged helix-turn-helix transcriptional regulator; this encodes MRLYGHFINQTARNFVKTLNERISPLGLYSSQWGVILFLGAEGKSTQRQISDYLRVEAPTMTRTITRMEKEGLITKTSGEDRRTRYITLTEKANELYGEWLHASDKMENQAIEGISAEDLETFLRVLETMNTNLDKR
- a CDS encoding YczE/YyaS/YitT family protein; this encodes MEMHHRESKHHGSFSFFLLRVALFFTGLLTLSFGGSLMIQSTLGSATWDVLHIGLANLSPLSVGMWVQIVGILMICMTWYIEKQRPKLGTFVNILCIGILLDIWLLLPIEQVFSSTWQLVIILIAGIVCMGIGAGMYVSTGLGAGPRDGMTLALSNKSGSSIRLVRTLMEGTALFLGWLLGGPVAFGTFLSVFLIGPVMQSSLGFWRKQVTKLESVTGHKRNTKKEAHPSSSTSTW
- a CDS encoding ImmA/IrrE family metallo-endopeptidase translates to MLYSTIEKIVIDGYKEIKVLSIDDLCIENIAHRMNIELHFTDKKTATTLFPDFTFINIHKYFPSYLKTWAFFHEIGHPVLHAVDQRMAVKTVSDFMEIQANRFALHASMPIHLVRYMDHITPYTLAHMFNVPLWAAERRMLQLESRYLLGQSF
- a CDS encoding YjiH family protein produces the protein MQSNNNELKYKLQFILVSLIGILLFLIPIPMGEEITIGVGIMATFVQEVFADYIPQAMTIILMLSVALSIITKIWKPSPIMDNIFWRGLLDVTWVWLTFRILGAVFAVLTLFEWGPEWIWSEVSGGEVLYSLIPVLTTWFLFAGLFLPVLIEFGLMEFAGTLLRKFMKPLFTVPGRSSIDALVSWMGSGTVGALVTTQQYEKGYYTKREGAVIATNFSIASIAFSILVVQFLDVSHMFVQFYLTVCVAGVITAMIVPRIPPLSRKKETYHEISGKQIDEGNPQGISYVRWGYERAIEKVKKTTDSPSLVKQGVKNVLDIWLGLIPLVMALGTIALILAEFTPIFHWISYPFVPLLNLLQIPESTDAAIAVVVGFADMFLPAIVGSGIESELTRFVVACLSMTQLVYMSEVGVLLLRSSLPLNLLDLLIIFLQRTLISLPIIAVMAHVLFF
- the gabT gene encoding 4-aminobutyrate--2-oxoglutarate transaminase; the encoded protein is MTTWQEKRDRYVPRGVGNGNRAIASHGKGATLYDEEENAFIDFAGAIGVMNVGHSHPKVVDAAKKQIDKMTHPGFNVIMYDGYIELAERLSTITPGNVDKKTLLLNSGAEAIENAVKIARKATRRQAIVTFSRGFHGRTNMTMAMTGKVKPYKSGFGPFAPEVYHAPFPYMFRKPEAQSDDAYVQSVINDFDLFLKTEVAPEEVACVVMEPIQGEGGFIIPPKAFVEHVAKRCQEHGILLVADEIQTGFARTGAWFASEHFGIEPDLMTLSKSLAAGFPLSAVVGKAEFMDAADPGELGGTFSGNPVACQAALAVLEIVEEETLTERAERVGEQFETKVRTWEEQFSFVRGFRRLGAMAAFEIVQEDGKTPDAEKTASILKEANASGLLLLSSGVHSNVIRFLAPLVITDEELEKGLNILDDVLNKQ
- a CDS encoding PLP-dependent aminotransferase family protein, which encodes MLHIPIDRDHSSPVYKQIYAWIKNEILQGTLAAETKLPSKRTLAALLNVSQNSILSAYNQLIAEGYLYTKERSGYFVKTIHPIRPLNVEKKLDPKLSETRAKSYRYSFSHMGVGASLFPFQSWHQSEQKAIRDDQELLSEINHPQGIYKLREIVSNKIRHTRGVICEPEQIVIGASTQWLLQLFLLVVAENKPFAMEEPGYHRLTSLLQTMRHAVYHVPVDAHGMNVEKLRETPANIAIVTPSHQMPTGSIMPVSRRTELLHWCYEKEGRYVIEDDYDSEFKYEGDIVPSLQSLDVDEKVIYIDSYSKSLLPDLRMSYMVLPLGLIDVFKEKGLHFMQTTSVLTQLTLARFLENGEYDKHIKRMSKYYKEVRAKLITALQKRFGSFVRVEGEKAGLHFLLHLDTEEPIEAIMERAEKMELELYSIQRFLHEQSGSAPTTLIIGFAKLKPEEIDEAVEMLYRCCFPE
- the speB gene encoding agmatinase, which translates into the protein MYKPKDSSQSPRFVGMRTFMRLEAIKTTDVDFVVAGVPFDTASSNRTGQRYGPQHVRNFSVLLRPYNPDQEINIFDYSSGVDYGDFDIIPGNIHRTYENIEKSLEPILEQEVTPVLMGGDHSVTLAHLRAFKKKYGPIALVQFDSHGDTWDDYFGEKYMHGTVFRRAVEEGLIDVYHSIQVGMRGPLYGPEDIDDARDLGFEVIPMKEARSLGQEKVLQRIQQRVRDKPLFVTYDVDFLDPAYAPGTGTPEVGGPTSYEGLEYVRGLDGLNVVGFDLVEVLPDYDSGEITAAAAAAIMYEMITLIALKKRRNSK